The following are encoded in a window of Novosphingobium sp. THN1 genomic DNA:
- the trxA gene encoding thioredoxin: MSTKAVSDATFASEVLGSSKPVLVDFWADWCGPCKMIAPALEEISEELADKVEIAKVDIMENTDIASQFGVQSIPLLILFKDGQPVAQKLGAAPKSQIKGWLESVL, encoded by the coding sequence ATGTCGACCAAGGCCGTTTCCGACGCCACTTTTGCCTCCGAAGTTCTGGGCAGCAGCAAGCCTGTCCTCGTCGACTTCTGGGCGGATTGGTGTGGCCCGTGCAAGATGATCGCCCCCGCACTTGAAGAGATCTCGGAAGAGCTGGCCGACAAGGTCGAGATCGCCAAGGTCGACATCATGGAGAACACCGACATCGCCAGCCAGTTCGGCGTCCAGTCGATCCCGCTGCTGATCCTGTTCAAGGATGGTCAGCCGGTTGCCCAGAAGCTGGGGGCGGCGCCCAAGAGCCA
- a CDS encoding 3'-5' exonuclease produces MKAWLDSGFPLGKTQRHADAGDVMVLVRKRKELAGLIVARLHARGVPVAGVDRLRLGAPLAVRDLVAALRFAAQPLDDLNLAALLVSPLIGWSQEDLLEHGYRKQGVRLWDWLRQNEGPQTFATMDQLRSLLARADYDPPHVLLHWLLVGPWDGRGRLVARLGREANDPIDELLNAAIAFSSANVPSLIGFLQWFDAGEGELKREAGKADGLVRVMTVHGSKGLQAPIVILADAADDPDLSPPRGLELVEDVLGSVRKVPLPPLRKEEKAPAVLEAEAEAKRAEREEHWRLLYVAMTRAEEALFIAGAKGKKRRKGQASFPKTAGMHNSSRCLRTIGAAIRCGVRSS; encoded by the coding sequence GTGAAGGCGTGGCTCGACAGCGGCTTTCCCCTTGGCAAGACGCAGCGCCATGCCGATGCCGGCGATGTCATGGTTCTTGTCCGCAAGCGCAAGGAACTGGCGGGGTTGATCGTAGCCAGACTCCATGCGCGCGGCGTGCCCGTCGCGGGCGTGGACCGGCTGCGTCTGGGGGCGCCGCTTGCCGTGCGGGATCTTGTTGCAGCCTTGCGGTTTGCCGCGCAGCCGCTGGATGACCTGAACCTGGCTGCCCTGCTGGTTTCTCCCCTGATCGGATGGAGCCAGGAAGACCTGCTGGAGCATGGTTACCGCAAGCAGGGCGTCCGTCTGTGGGACTGGCTGCGGCAGAATGAAGGGCCGCAGACTTTCGCCACGATGGACCAACTGCGCAGCCTGCTGGCCCGGGCCGATTACGATCCTCCGCACGTCCTGCTGCATTGGCTGCTGGTCGGTCCGTGGGATGGCCGTGGCCGGCTGGTGGCGCGGCTTGGTCGCGAGGCCAACGATCCCATCGACGAACTGCTCAATGCAGCGATCGCGTTTTCCAGCGCCAATGTGCCTAGCCTGATCGGGTTCCTGCAGTGGTTCGATGCGGGCGAGGGCGAGTTGAAGCGCGAGGCAGGCAAGGCCGACGGGCTGGTGCGGGTGATGACCGTGCATGGATCGAAAGGGCTGCAGGCGCCGATCGTGATCCTTGCCGATGCGGCGGATGATCCGGACCTGTCGCCGCCCCGCGGGCTTGAGCTTGTCGAAGACGTTCTGGGGTCCGTGCGCAAGGTCCCGCTCCCGCCGCTGCGCAAGGAGGAGAAGGCACCGGCTGTTCTCGAGGCCGAGGCCGAAGCCAAGCGCGCCGAACGCGAGGAGCACTGGCGCCTGCTCTATGTGGCGATGACCCGCGCCGAGGAAGCCCTGTTCATCGCCGGGGCCAAGGGCAAGAAGCGCCGGAAGGGGCAGGCGAGCTTCCCGAAGACAGCTGGTATGCACAACTCGAGCCGCTGTTTGCGGACGATTGGCGCAGCAATCCGCTGTGGGGTGCGGTCAAGCTGA
- a CDS encoding PD-(D/E)XK nuclease family protein encodes MLAARRGTLLHRLIERLPELPVEQRHDAGLAWLARMASDFDRSDHVGMVSDAIAVLDQPGWNDVFGPDSLAEVPLAAVVGGRVVSGTVDRLVISDKGIRIVDFKTARRPPATLEEIPSAYIRQMAAYVASLEAIHPGLPVEAALLYTHTPQLFVIPDGLIAAQKLRIAGVQESLSG; translated from the coding sequence ATGCTGGCGGCAAGACGCGGAACGCTGCTGCACCGTCTGATCGAGCGTTTGCCGGAATTGCCGGTCGAGCAGCGACATGACGCCGGTCTTGCCTGGCTTGCCCGGATGGCGAGCGATTTCGACAGGTCGGACCACGTGGGCATGGTGTCGGACGCCATCGCGGTGCTTGACCAACCGGGCTGGAACGATGTGTTCGGCCCGGATTCCCTCGCCGAAGTGCCGCTCGCAGCGGTTGTCGGCGGCCGGGTGGTGAGTGGCACGGTCGACCGCCTGGTCATCTCGGACAAGGGCATAAGGATCGTCGATTTCAAGACGGCGCGGCGCCCTCCGGCCACGCTCGAGGAGATTCCTTCGGCCTATATCCGGCAGATGGCGGCCTATGTTGCTTCGCTTGAGGCTATCCACCCCGGATTGCCGGTCGAAGCGGCGCTGCTCTATACGCACACGCCGCAATTGTTCGTTATTCCCGATGGCCTGATCGCAGCGCAAAAGCTGCGCATTGCCGGGGTTCAGGAATCCTTGTCCGGCTGA
- a CDS encoding UvrD-helicase domain-containing protein, producing the protein MEAGLRPGTRAMEDRDRALLVRQVLAELLVSAELDGDEALIDGLASLSRRMSEDQVEAFLLRCAGALELWTGPGAWQPPLRPRINRVIGLGESDGPDSLAAMCADDGFDCESVRRCMEMNSAWGTKGGIDAANALGDWLAASPEARLNAFAELKSQFLTAKDEPRSTTNIEKKQPGYAGYAARVIACIEAVKARKAQLDLADLLETALTIGRRFALAWSDAKAREGFIDFDDQIRTAADLLTKRTSAEWIRFKLDRQFDHILVDEAQDTNAAQWEIVLKGLVEDFFTGEGQRGQVARTLFVVGDYKQAIFGFQGTSPENFAAAKLTVQAQLARMAAVLNDPDRELLDLGLGQSFRTSRPILDFVDRAIDHLGWDRLGLEQKPERHVGLDIPGTIGLWKVVSDDLAEDGDEEDGEGAGSESAGSGGDGATKARKPGCRARIASWPTRSPCR; encoded by the coding sequence GTGGAGGCAGGCCTGCGACCGGGCACGCGGGCGATGGAAGACCGCGACCGGGCCTTGCTGGTCCGGCAAGTGCTGGCCGAACTGCTGGTCTCGGCCGAACTCGACGGCGACGAGGCACTGATCGACGGGCTCGCCTCGCTCTCGCGCCGGATGAGCGAGGATCAGGTCGAGGCCTTCCTGCTGCGTTGTGCAGGGGCGCTGGAGCTGTGGACCGGGCCAGGGGCGTGGCAACCGCCACTACGGCCTCGTATCAATCGCGTTATCGGCCTTGGCGAAAGTGATGGGCCTGACAGCCTTGCCGCCATGTGCGCCGACGATGGGTTCGATTGCGAGTCCGTCCGGCGTTGCATGGAGATGAACAGCGCCTGGGGGACAAAGGGCGGTATCGATGCGGCAAATGCACTCGGCGATTGGCTGGCGGCCAGCCCCGAAGCGCGCCTGAATGCCTTTGCCGAGCTGAAAAGCCAGTTTCTCACGGCCAAGGATGAACCGAGGTCGACCACGAATATCGAGAAGAAGCAGCCCGGCTATGCCGGCTATGCCGCCCGGGTCATTGCCTGCATCGAGGCGGTGAAGGCGCGCAAGGCACAGCTTGATCTTGCCGACCTGCTCGAAACGGCGCTTACCATCGGGCGCCGATTTGCCTTGGCATGGAGCGATGCCAAGGCGCGTGAGGGCTTCATCGATTTCGATGACCAGATCCGCACTGCCGCCGACCTCCTGACCAAGCGCACCAGCGCCGAATGGATCCGCTTCAAGCTCGATCGCCAGTTTGATCACATCCTTGTCGATGAAGCGCAGGACACCAACGCCGCACAGTGGGAGATCGTGCTGAAAGGGTTGGTCGAAGATTTCTTCACCGGTGAGGGGCAACGGGGACAGGTTGCCCGGACCCTATTCGTGGTTGGTGACTACAAGCAGGCCATCTTCGGCTTTCAGGGAACAAGTCCCGAGAACTTCGCCGCAGCCAAGCTGACAGTTCAGGCCCAACTTGCCCGGATGGCGGCCGTTCTGAACGACCCTGATCGCGAACTTCTGGATCTGGGGCTTGGCCAGTCGTTCCGCACGTCAAGACCGATCCTCGACTTCGTCGACCGCGCGATCGACCATCTGGGATGGGACAGGCTGGGGCTGGAGCAGAAGCCTGAGCGCCACGTCGGACTGGACATTCCCGGCACCATCGGCCTGTGGAAGGTCGTGAGCGATGATCTGGCCGAGGATGGCGACGAGGAGGACGGCGAAGGAGCCGGAAGCGAAAGTGCCGGGAGCGGGGGGGACGGGGCGACGAAGGCGCGGAAGCCTGGCTGTCGCGCCCGGATCGCAAGCTGGCCGACCAGATCGCCCTGCAGGTGA